In the Telopea speciosissima isolate NSW1024214 ecotype Mountain lineage chromosome 6, Tspe_v1, whole genome shotgun sequence genome, AGAAAATTGGTTGTGGCTTACATATTGATCTTAAGGGGTTCGTAGTGTAATGAACAACATTGGGGACTTCAATTGAAACCCTTTCAGATTACTAATCTGGCTATACGTTAAAAGAAATCTGCATGGTATGAGCCCCGCTTTGgggttgttttattttttaatattctaaAAGCCAAGAAATGTCAATTGTTGATTTGTCATTTGTTCATGAAAATCTTTACCGCTATTAtcttttaatattaataaatttCTTTTGATGATTTCTCATTTGTTCTTAAGTTTTCTTAGTGTTTGTTTATCCTTTTTTTGGCAAACGACGGCGTGAGTTGAAGATGCACAAGCGTGCCAGAGTTGCAAGGACTCAAGAGATGATAAAATGATTGAATCTGATTTttaaccaaggttctaaaactagggtttcgaTTAGGTTCCAACCAGCTAGAAATTGAGTTTGTCTAGGTTTCGAcatatctcggttgaaacttgggattttttttccattgatggggaaaccaaggtttcggccctaaaacaaggttttttaggtttgattttttgtaggttgcctatttttcacattttaaacacaatccatgaattacattgacaaaaaataatacttgtggttattgatcCAAGTTTACTAACGTACGCACTGATACGATACAGACACTATAgtggtattataaatttataattggttcacataattataaagtacttgaaccTTGAATGAtacattgaatccaaataaaacattaaaatccCCCTCTTCAATTTGTTGCGGAGTTTCTTGATGGGTTTAATCCACAAGCAACGTACCACTGAAGATTGCGAAGCCGTTCTTTCAAATGCACAACATacgtatcccatgacatgttatGGGACCAATTGGTCTGATAGTCCATTACTGCTCAATGACAAGCTCCATCATCAATTAGTCCAAGATATCCCAATCTATGAAAGGGTTCACCAAGAGTGTGAGAAGGTGGATCCGGCACAGATGGCTTGGATGGATACTTGAATATACTGTCGATAAGAGATGACCCAGCACCTGACCTATCCCCATATCCATATGTAGCAGTGCTCTCAAAGGATAGTTCACCAGTATAGCCACCCCCATAAGGTCCATATCCACCATGTGATGCCGATCCAACGTTCCCGAAGCCACTACCATAATGTTGTGCTAGACTAGGGGTTTCTGCTATGAAGGATGGCACACGCTATTACCTAGATCCTCTAGTCTCCCCCAAACTCATGGCTTCCATAGTTCCAGATAAACTAGATATATCCATCCAAGATTCTTCATCAGAAGGTCTAAATCCATGTCGAGTACGTGGACCATGACTCTCATCTTGTGTTGCATGAGTAAATTGGTTTTCCCCTGTCCAAGCTTATGGATATGGCTCTGGATCTACCTCTTGTTGTCGAAACATTTCATCCCTTGCATGGCGTAATTCCTCTAGTCCGGAACTCTCATCATAATACCCACCAGTCCTcataccaccaccatcaccatcatcatcatcatcaccaccaccacggccCTGAGTTTGGGAAGGTGGTTGAGTACCATCACAGGAATGGGaccagtcatcatcatcagttcCACTATTACCAAGGTGTGGCTCGAATGGACGTGGGGTCTACGCATGAACTCTACCCTCTACTGCCATATACTCATCAACATCAGCACCCATCTCTGAAGCAATATGGCTGTTGGGTCGACCCCCATCCTCATCTAATAAAGGAGAACCTTGATCCTTGACCCACTCATAAAGGGATTCTCATCATCGTCATCGAATTGGGATATTTTTGACAATTCAATTGGACTTGTATCATGTTCCATGCCCAATCAGATGTGCTCTTCATCTcatattgtaatgcacataaACCTAGTCCTCTAACCTTCTTGAACCCAATCTATTTCGCCTCTTGGAATGTATGAGGTTGAACGTACTTCAATTACGCCCGCATCCAGAGACAGAACTTGTCTGGGATGGCACTTTGTGTGCTATCTTTGCTAGGCTAGGGGAATCAGTGTCATATTGCaaccaccattcagctgcaagAAAACATTAAAGATTATTTAACAATATGATTGCACATATATAATTAATCAACAAGATCAAACGAACagagaaagaatgagagaaagggaggaaactAAAACTTAGTAATTAATCATAAATTATTTAACAATATGATTGCACATATATAATTAATCAACAAATTAAAACCGAGGACATTTGTTTAGTTCTACTTCTGACATAGTACTCTTATACAAGTGTCCATCATGGAACAAAGAGGGGTCGGTGATTAACCACTTTTAGCAGAAGATGAAGTATCAAtcaaactaaaatactaaaataatcTTTTGAAACAGACATGAGACTTGAGAAGCCCCTCCTTGAATGATTTGGGCATATGGGTTCTCTCTAATTCTCCATTACCCAAACCGACATCCATGATAACATTACATTTCCCAAGGAGCATCTGGTAAGCTCCAAGAGAGAAGAAGGTGTTACAAGTAAGAGGTTAAGAAGGTGAAGGGTGGCAAGTACTTCTAGCAGCTAAGGTTGAACCTCGATCTCAACCACGAAGCTCTTCAATCGTTTCAGAAAGATTCTAATGCGTTTCATCTTATCTTTTCCCTCTAAAACTTGATCGGCGGCATCTGTTGTTAGACGGCAAAGACCGGCCGGTGACGGACCTGAACCTCCCAAGACTTCATGCAGTTCTTATCACTACTCACCAAACTCCCACTATCCTGAAGCCATTGCTGATTGCATAGAGTTCTTCAACAAATCTTTCCAAGAAGGAATAAGCAGTAACTCTGTTTACACCCAGTTTGCGCTCCACCTTGTCATGGTCGAGAAAGGGGCCTCGGTCACAAGGCAGCTCGGCCAGGCGAATGACCGATTGTGCCTTGGCACCCTCGGTCAGAAGTTCTTTCATCGGCCAAGGTGGAAGGTGGTTGCCACTATAGGCAGTTTCTCTATAGTTCGAGTTGAGAAGAAGTGATGGCTTGAACGTGGCATGATCATGGCCGATAATCAAGGGAACCATCCCCGGCGGTTacacctactatataaataagcaGGGGGAGTAGAGAGAGGGCATCAATCAAGACATAACCAACCTGCAGTTCTATTTATCTTTACTTTTCCttgcattttctttctttcacttccatgatggtgtgaacttaaggttttCTTGTTTCGTTTTATGCACCTTTTTTATTTGCACTGTAGATCGTTCACGTCGAGTAAACCAAGTGAAATTCTTTCCAGTGTTTGGATCAACTGTTTATTGTGCTGTCCCTGAGAAGTCCTCGGATTACCGAGGCATGAGTAGAACCCTAGACAGCCACGATCGGTCAGAGTGTCTCACTCCAATCCAACCACATTGCACTGGTTGAAGGAATTTTAGCATAACATTTTTGGCATACCCGGTGGGACACTAGAGAAGTGATGGTGGAAACCAGAGCAAGTCAACGTAATAGGGATAGCAACTCGGATGAGTCTGACGGCGGGAATGCTGACTAGATGGTCGCGCAAGGTGAGCAACAGTTGGATGTTGTTGTGCTTCCTTATGTGGCTGCATTGCTGCAAGGGCAGGCCCGCACGGCCGCTGAGACACAAGGGTGCTTGTAATCAGGGATTGAGGACATGAAAGCCATCATGGCTTCCATGGCCCAAGCTTATAATGGCACCCAAGCCCGCTTTGAAGTCACGATGTTCTTGGTCCAACAATGGCCACCTCAGGTCGCCCAATTCCGTATCGGCCAGACTCCGGCTGGTCAAGTAGGCAGCACGGTGGGAACAGGAGCCGGTATGCCGACGACTTAGGGATCGTATCTTGGGGTTTTCGGTCAGGCAGGAAGTTCTTCCAACCAGCCGGCATGCCCAAACGGCATAGCGGCTAGGACCTCACTTCCCCAGAATGGAGCTACGATTTTGGAGGTGTAGATAGGGAACCCAGCCTTGCCAGTCACCACGGCTGGCCCAGCAGAGGGACTTTAGGCTGGAGGAGGAGAGTGCGCTGGCCGCACAAATACAAGCTTTTATCAGAGGCCGACAGTGCCCAGGATGAATCTACCAGAGCCAGAATGGCCATATGCCGGTCATTTTCCTCCACCGCCCAATGAGGGGCAGGCAGAGGTCCGGCCGAGGCTAGTGGTTGTGGAGCAGGCCAATCAGGTACTTGTCAACCAGGAGGATTTGATTCGATTGATCCAAGAGCAGACCAATCCCTTGTTTCAGCCTATTACCCAGCCGGTGTATAGGAAGCTGTACCCAGAGTATTATGATCAGTTGGACTTCGGGTACACCCAGAAAATTCCACTATTCGCTAAGTTCTCGGGAGAGGACAATATGTCTACTGTCGAGCACATAGCGAGGTTTATTGCCCAGTGTGGAACCTTAGGGGCTAACGAGATCATGAAACTGAGGTTGTTCCCAAATTCCCTGACTGGTTCAGCATTTACATGGTATATTAACCTTCCAGCTGACTCGATTCAAACTTGGCGTGAGATGGAGGATCAATTCCATGCTCAGTTTTACCGGATTGATCCCCTTGTCTCCATAGCAGATTTGGCATGCATGTGCCAGTTGCCTGATGAGTCAGCTGCGAAATTCGTTAATAGGTTCAAGTTGGCACGATATAAGTGCCCAACTGTCTTGCAAGAGCCAGAGTACGCTAAGATGGCCTTGGGTAGGCTTTCATTTGAATTGCGAAAGCGCTTTGTTGGTCAAGAGCTTCCAGACCTCGGTCAACTCATTGCCCATGCAACCAGTTATGAGTTGGTCCTCAAGGAGGAGGAAGACCAAAAGGCCTCATCCTCAGGAACTTATTATAAGCAGTCGGCCTTGGCAATTATGGGGGCTACAACCCCTAGTACAAGCCCAGTAAATTTCTCGAACTTCAAGGTCGATGAGGAATGCGAAGTTAGCATCGCCGAGATAGTCTCGGGGAAGCCCTGTGTGTGCAAGGCCCTGTCTCCCATGGTCGAGCATACTGGGTCAAGCCCAAAGCCAAAGCCGACTCCAGCTAGGAATCTGGACAGTAGGGCTCGATATTCTTACAATATATCCAAGGCCGAGTCAATTTTTGACCACCTTCTGAAGGATAAACAGATCAAGTTGTTGGAGGGGCATCAAATTCCTTCGGCCgaggaaattaaagggaaaaggtATTGTAAATGGCACAATTCCTTTACTCATAATACTAATGGTTGTATTGTTTTGCGCATGGCATTGCAGCAAGCTATTAATGATGGGTGCCTGAAGTTCCCTAACAAGGGGAAAGGCATTATGTTGGTTGACGAGAATCCGTTCCTGCCGATCAACATGGTGGACGCTGACCTGTCGAAGTTGCGCTTGCTCAAGAGGAAAGAGCCATTGGTCACGTTGAAGCATCTCCAACACTTATctgaggaaaagaagaaaggagttgACCCAGAGGCTATTGAGCCGCCGCCCGGCCAGTGTTTACAATGGGGGGGTTTGTGTACATTGCAAAAAACTGTACGAGAACAAGCCCCAGGGGGAGTCGAGTGCTCCACTATTGGATGACCAGCCTGGAGACAGGGAGGCGAAGCTCGCACGGCCTGCAAGAGCCAGCAGAGAGGGCAGGCTAAGGCATTCGGTCACTGCGTTTGACCATGGACGGTCAAGGGGTTCCCCACGGCAATCAGAAATGAGGACAGGGGGACGATTCGTGGAAGAGAATCTAGGTCGTCAGTTGGCCAGCAGACCAGAGAGAAGGTCACGACAGTGGCCATCGGCAAAGGATCGGCTAGCAAGGCCACCAGCAATGGCGCCGACGAGTCTGCAATTAGTCATCACCGTATCAGAGCAGGAAGTACGGGACGAGCTACCAGGGGGTTTCTCTGCGCCTTATCCACCCAGAATGGTGATTCCCCAGTCGAGGGCCGAGAGGGATCACCAATGGAGTGTGGTGAGACATCCGAAGGAGGATGACCAGAACTCAGAAATGCAGGCGGCAGAGGCAGCAGGCCGCGGTGCGTCGCCAACTTGAGGGGCTGCCTGGCTGAACAGATATGTTCCCGGCCAGGGAGGAGCAAAGGGGACAGGTACGTAGGCTCCCGAGGGGACACCTCACTTCCACAGGTCAGCTGGAGGTTAGCAGAGGAAGCAGCCAACAGATGGTCGAGCCCCTCccaaaggggaaggagaagatgtTGGCCGAGATAGAACCTGCAGCCGCTGGTAAAGAATCTGAAGCGAGTTTTGAGATGGACTAGCAGCTGACTTCAAGAGCCTCagtaggagaagaaaaagggttgACCAAGTCTGAGCCATCCTCCTCTGAGAAAGGAACTTCCAACTATTCAGAGCAGGAGTACACTGATGACTCTGAGCTTCGGCGGTATATTCAGACTATGATGGTTGGTACAATCCTGGTAAAGACACCAGTTCCATTCAAGGCCCCAGCCAACATGGTTTACGTACTACCACAAGTGTACCAGTCGAACTGTGAGCTTGTAGACGTCGTTGACGAGGAGGACGGCAGCCCTATGATCATAGGTGGTGACCCTGAGAGTGTGGCTGAGGGCCCTGTCCCTCACGGCATGTTGTTGATTGATGTGACCGATGCAGGGGTAGCATCCAAAGGGCAACAGTCTTCCCAGTGGAGCACGAGTTTTGAGAAGCTCAGTAAAGAGATGACACAGCATCTGAAGGCTTTGTACATCAACGTCTAGCTGAATGGGAAGTTTGTATCGTGAGTTCTCGTTGACAACGGAGCTGCGGTCAACATCCTCCCCTCAAGAATGATGAAGCGACTAGGCTATGATGAGGCCGAGCTTTTGTCAGTAGACGTCTTGGTCACCAACTTCCTCAGTGGGGCTTCTAAAGCCAAGGGGATACTCCCAATCGATGTTAGGATTGGGGGCAAGGAGTCCTTAACTGCCTTCTTTGTGATGGACGTTGATGCCAATTATAATGCTTTGCTGGGGTGGGATTAGATTCATGCCAACAATTGCTTCCCAACGTCCCTCCACTAGTTGCTGGTTTTCTGGAATGACAAAGGAAAGATCGAGTGGGTGAGAGCTGATAATAGGCCCTTCCTGATCAACACGAATCATGCAAAGGCTAGGCTTTAtaatggagaaatcacccctaTCACGTTCGTCGGGCAAGACAAGGACGGGAGACCGACAGCAGTGGCCACAGCCTCTATAGTGGCTAAGGACGCTGAACAGTTGAGCTACGCCCTCTCTGGGCCTTTTAGGCCGTCAGGTGTTGACGGGCCTACGCTGAGTAAAGTTAGAATTGATGGATAGAAGGCCCGAGAAGGAAGGCGTAGCGGTTGATATAATAAGGAGGCTGGGTCTGTATAGCCTGGAACAACCTTTGGAGCCGGCTCAGGCCCACATGGCCGAGTGCTTGACCCACAGTGAGGACTCAAGCCGAGGATTGGAGCTGAAGCATCTCCGGCCGGTGCCACCCAAGATGGAGGAGACATTGGCCAAGGTCTAGGATCCGCTCGAGGAGATCAATTTGGGCTCCGGAGACATCAAGAAGCCAACATTTATTAGTGGCTTGCTCTCCTCAGGTTTTCGGGCGTCTATTGTAACCTTGTTAATGGAATTTAAAGATTGCTTTGCTTGGGACTATACCGAACTGCCTGGTTTAGATCGGAGACTCGTTGAGCACCGCCTATCCTAGAAGGATGCAAACCGGTCAAACAACTCCCTAAGTGCATGGCGCCTGAGGTTGTAGCAAAGATAAAGGACGAGATTGAGAGGCTTCTTAAGGCAGAGTTTATTCCCCCAACTCACTATGTCCAGTGGCTGGCGAACATCGTTCCCATCCTTAAGAAGAATGGAAAGTTAAGGGTCTATATAGACTTTCGAGACTTGAATGCTGCGACCCCCAAGGACGAGTACCCGATGCCGATGGCTGACATGCTGGTCGACTTGGCCGCGAAGCATCAGATCCTGTCATTTATGGATGGGCATTCGAGGTACAATCAAATATTTGTTGCTGAGGAGGGCATGTCCAAAACGGCATTTAGGTGCCCTGGCACTATTGGGACATTCAAGTGGATCATGATGCCCTTCGGCCTAAAGAATGCTGGGGCCACATATCAAAGGGGAATGAACCTCATTTTCCATGACATGATTGGCCATTTCTTGGAGCTATACATCGGTGACGTTGTGGTTAAGTCTATGAGCCAGGATGAGCACCTTGAGCATCTTCGGAGATCTTTTGAACGGATGAGGCGCCACGATCTCATGATGAATCCCCTCAAGTGTGCCTTTGGGGTGTCAGTAGGAAACTTCCTAGGTTTCCTGGTGCATCAAAAAGGAATTGAGGTTGATAAGAACAAGACTAAGGCAATCATGCAGAGGCTGCCCCTAGGAATAAGAAGGAGCTACAGAAGTTTTTGGGGCCGATCAACTTCCTCAGGAGGTTTATCTCCAACTCCGCTGGCCGAGTGAGGGCTTTTTCTCCATTACTTTGGCTTCGTCAAGCGATGAGTTCCGCTGGGGGGCTGAGCAGTAGCAGGCCTTTGAAGAGCTAAAGTGCTATCTGACCGAACCTCCTGTACTGATGCCACCACGGAAGGGGGTGCCACTCAAGCTATACGTCTTGGCCTCAGAAGAATCGATTGGTAGCCTACTCGCCCAAGACAATGAGATTGGCTTCGAGCAGGCTGTTTACTACTTAAGCCATGCCTAGACCGATGTGGAAAGAAAGTATGTGCCAATTGAGAAGCTTTGTTTGGCATTGTATGTTGCTTGCACCAAACTCAGGTATTACTTGCTGCCCACGACGGTGTTTGTTCTTTGTCAAACAGATGTCATCAAGTACATGCTTTCTAAACCGATTATAAGGGGCCGAATAGGAAAATGGATGATAGCCTTAATGGAGTTCTCGCTTCAATATGTGCCGCAGAAGTCAGTCAAAGGCCAGGCCTTAGCTGATTTTCTGGCTGTACATCCGCCTTTGGAGTTGGGAGAACCAAACATGAGTGAGGGAGTGAACGCCGTTGCGCAGACGGCCtgaaaattgtttttttatggatctAGGACTAGTGCCTCAGCAGGGGCAGGGATAGTGTTGGTGTCCCCAGCCGATGTTGAGACCCACCTTGCTCTCCAACTTTGTTTTCCATGCACAAACAACCAACTTGAGTATGAGGCCTTAATAATCGGCCTCAAAACCCTCAACGCACTGGGAGCCCGAAATGTCGAGGTCGTTGGTGATTCTCAATTGGTCATCAAGCATCTGGCCAAGGAATACCGATGTGAGAGCCAGACTCTACTCCCATTTTTGTCACTAGCCCAGCAATGTTTGGACAAGTTTGACAATAGCTCAGTCAAGCATGTTTCCCGGGCAGAGAACAGTGTGGCAAATGGCCTTACCCAAGCCGCGTCAAGTGTCTCATTCTCGAAGGGAGAGGTTGAGAGGGTATTTATTATCCAGAAGAAAACGTTCTCGTCCATCCTAAAAGAAGGAGCATTTGAGGTGGGAAACTTGGACTAGGTTCGACCAGATTGGAGGTCCCCGGTCATTCATTATCTCCAAAATCCTAATGCTAGAGTTGACTGGAAGACGAGATATCGTGCGTTGAACTATCTTCTACTTGGTGACGAGTTGTACAAGCGGGGTCAGGATGATCTCCTACTCAAGTGTTTGGGGTTGAATGAGTCGATGCTCATTATGGCCGAGGTTCATAAAGGGATTTGTGGATCTCATCAGGCCGGAATTAAGATGAGATGGCTGCTTAGGCACCATGGCTATTACCGGCCAACCATCATACAGGGTTGCATCAAGTATGCGAAGGGGTGCCAGGCATGTCAAAGGCATGCCCCCATGCAGAGTGTGCCAGCAATACAGCTTCATCCCATCGTCAAGCCATGGCCCTTCAGGGGATGGGCCCTTGATCTGATTGGGAAGGTGACTCCCCCATCGGCCCAGGGTCATGTGTTTGTTATCGTGGCAATTGATTACtttaccaagtgggtggaagTTGTGCCGATGAAGTCGGTCAGCCAGACGTGATTAGGTTTGTGAAGCGTGAGTTAATACATCATTTTGGCCTGCCTGAGACCCTTGCCTGTGACAATGGGTcagttttttttggaggggaggTATCTCAGTTCGCGCGGGAGTATGGTATAACAGTTACCTTTTCAATGCCCTATTATGCACAGGGTAACGGTCAAGCAGAGGCAAGCAACAAGGTCATCAAGGCAAAATTGTCCAAGGTTATTGATAACAACCCAAGATCTTGGGCGAAGATGTTGTCAGAGGTGCTATGAGCTTTCAGGACTTCAAAGAGAACGGTGACAGGGACAACTCCCTATGCGCTGACCTTTGATCATGATGCTATCCTGCCTATTGAGGTGACCGTGAAGTCTCTACGGGTGGCGAGACATTACGAGATGTCCCCGGGTCAGTACAGGGACTCCATGATGGCTGAACTCgacgacctggatgagaagcgtCTCTTGGCTCTTGACCGGGCGCAGGCTCAGAAAGCCAAGGTGGCTAAGGCCTATAACAAAACGGACAGATCCAAGGCATTCCCTAAATCTGACTTAGTTTTAAAAACTGCGTTACCAATCGGGCACAAGGATCCCAAATTTGGGAAATGGTCTCCCACCTGGGAGGGGCCGTTCGTGGTGCATCAGGTCTTAAAAGGTGGGGCGTATCGCCTAAGAACAGTGGACGACCAAGTGCCATTAAGGCCCCTGAATGGCAAGTATTTAAAGAAGTACCACCCAACAATGTGGGAGGTTGCAAAATGATAAAGGTCGATTGTCggccacacaaaaaaaaataaaagaagaaaaaagattatCCAAGCCGAGACACCTCGGCCACCACAAAATAATAGGTATCAGGGGCTAGATCACCAAGGATCaaccagaaaaagagaaagagtgtCCTATGGCATCAGGTAGAGCCTGTTTTGCCCTCCAAGTCCTCTCAAACCTGCTCCAACAGTTTCTCAACCCTTTCAATCTTCGATCGTGAAAATGCAACCTGGCGTGAGAGTTTCTCCTCCATCGACAGAATAATTCGGTACGCTTCCTTTTCAGCAATGATAGAGGAGACCCCAGCGGCCAGAGCAGCTTTGACCCTCTCCAGCTTCTCAAAGACAACCTTCGTGCGGCGCTCCAAATCAGCCAACTCGTCCTTGAGATCAGCTTCCTCTTGCTGGTATCCTCGTAGCTTGGTCGAGAGGGTTGTAAGCAAGACTGTCTTTTTAGCCTTCAGCCTCGAATTGTCCTGTTCATCTCTCAGTGACTGGAATGCTGGGGGCAGGCTGTGGACTATCAAGCGAAGAAGTTCTGTGTAGCTAAGGGCTGTCATGTGCTATTTATGCCTAGAGCTTGGGCTGGCAATGACTGTTTGCATTGTGTTGATCATAGGCTTGGCCTTGTTGTCAGTGAGAATTTGTTCCACGgtcaaaaaactattttcaccCATAGTTCGCCATGCCGCTGCAACCTCAGGGGTACCTGGCGGCGTGATTATGGCCTCTTCGGCGGTTGGGGGAGCAGGAGAGCCTATGGCAAGAAGGTTGTCCAACGAGTTTAACAGCAGAGCGAcggagtcttcttcttcattctgcGCTAAAGCTCAAAGGTTAAGAGGAGCTTTGGTCACGTTGTCAAACTTGAGACAAGGACAACTGATGTACCTGCAAAGCGGGCCCCAGGGGTGGCGTGGCCCTgccttctgtttcttcttcttggatggGGGGCAATACCTCAACATTTTCTTCTCAGAGGTTGGGGCTATCTGTGGGTccgtagtttctatttcagcaGGCTCAATGGGGCTTGGTGCAGCCACGGCAAGGGGGTAACACCCTCAGGAACAGTGATGGTCAACCCCGATGGATTTCGTGGGGGATGCAGAGCTTGAGTCTTGCTTGGCTGGAGTGGAAAGCGGGACAACTGGCACGGCAGAGTCCTTCAGTGCACCAGACTTAAGGGTGGAGGAGGTGGACTTGCTCGAGTTGGATCGAGAAAGTCTAGATGGAGAGGCTTTGTCAGTCTCTTCACCCTGTTGT is a window encoding:
- the LOC122665417 gene encoding uncharacterized protein LOC122665417 — encoded protein: MNLPEPEWPYAGHFPPPPNEGQAEVRPRLVVVEQANQVLVNQEDLIRLIQEQTNPLFQPITQPVYRKLYPEYYDQLDFGYTQKIPLFAKFSGEDNMSTVEHIARFIAQCGTLGANEIMKLRLFPNSLTGSAFTWYINLPADSIQTWREMEDQFHAQFYRIDPLVSIADLACMCQLPDESAAKFVNRFKLARYKCPTVLQEPEYAKMALGRLSFELRKRFVGQELPDLGQLIAHATSYELVLKEEEDQKASSSGTYYKQSALAIMGATTPSTSPVNFSNFKVDEECEVSIAEIVSGKPCVCKALSPMVEHTGSSPKPKPTPARNLDSRARYSYNISKAESIFDHLLKDKQIKLLEGHQIPSAEEIKGKRYCKWHNSFTHNTNGCIVLRMALQQAINDGCLKFPNKGKGIMLVDENPFLPINMVDADLSKLRLLKRKEPLVTLKHLQHLSEEKKKGVDPEAIEPPPGQCLQWGGLCTLQKTVREQAPGGVECSTIG